CCCGGTGAGACAGATGCTGAATTTGATGAGACGCTGCGTGCCTGCGAAGAAGCCGCGTTCATGAAAATTCATGTTTTCCCATTCAGTGCCCGTAAAGGGACTCCCGCGGCGACTTACGAAAATCAGGTCTCTCCGGAAATTCGTCAGGAACGCTGCCTGCAACTGGCTGGTCTCGAACGGCAATTAGCACAAAATTTCTATCGTACTTTGATTGATCGTGATCTGGAAGTTTTGGTCGAACGCGAATGTGATGAGCGCCCCGGTTGGGTTCGAGGAACGGACCGCTGGTATGCTCCGGTCCTCTGTCGTGGTTCAAAAGCGGACCTGGGAAATTTTGTGGCAGTGCGCGGGTTGCAAGATCACCGTGAATATCTTGAAGCAAACCGGCTTTCACCACAACAGATCTGAAACTGATTTTGATCACCGTTGATCCCGAATCAGTTGAAGCAATATCAAAATCACCCAAGTTACAGAGAAAGCGTTTGCGTGGCTGTATTAATTGCGATTGAAGGCATTGACGGATCAGGTAAAGGAACACAAGCGAGCCGGCTTCATGCCAGATGCGAGGCAGAAGGAATGGCTTCAAGCCTGATCGGTTTCCCCCGCTACGACCAGACATTATTCGGAAAGTCGATCGGCGATTTCCTGAATGGACGCTTCGGCGCTCTTGATGAAGTCCACTCATTTCTAGCGTCTCTGCTTTATGCAGGAGATCGTTTTGAATCTCGCGATCATATTCTTGAAATGATCAAATCAAATCAGATTGTGATTTTTGATCGCTATATTTCTTCCAATATCGCGCATCAGGGAGCAAAACTTTCCGGAGATGAGCGAACTGAATTCATTCGATGGATCGAGCAGATTGAATATGAAATTTACAATATGCCTCAGTTGGACCTGACGGTTTTGTTGGATTTGCCTGCCGACCATGCACAAAAACTCGTCGCAGAAA
This window of the Gimesia fumaroli genome carries:
- the tmk gene encoding dTMP kinase, whose protein sequence is MAVLIAIEGIDGSGKGTQASRLHARCEAEGMASSLIGFPRYDQTLFGKSIGDFLNGRFGALDEVHSFLASLLYAGDRFESRDHILEMIKSNQIVIFDRYISSNIAHQGAKLSGDERTEFIRWIEQIEYEIYNMPQLDLTVLLDLPADHAQKLVAEKQARSYTDKVADLQEADQSYLANVRQVYLQLAEQNQQWQKIDSLQEGQLRSIEEIGNEIWSHVASLV